The Nocardioides campestrisoli genome includes a window with the following:
- a CDS encoding alpha-ketoglutarate-dependent dioxygenase AlkB: MEFQSTLFAPAEPGPEALHPTRRQLTAGAWIDVQREWLGGADEVFATMVAEVPWRAERREMYDAVVDVPRLLHHYGAGAPLPHPALVQAREALTAHYRPELGESFTTAGCCFYRDGRDSVAWHGDRIGRGRSQDTMVAIVSLGDPRRLMLRPRGGGESIAVTMGHGDLVVMGGSCQRTWEHAVPKQAHAGPRISVQFRPRGVL, from the coding sequence ATGGAGTTCCAGTCCACCCTCTTCGCACCCGCCGAACCGGGGCCGGAGGCCCTGCACCCGACCCGCCGTCAGCTCACCGCCGGCGCCTGGATCGACGTCCAGCGCGAGTGGCTCGGGGGCGCCGACGAGGTCTTCGCCACCATGGTCGCCGAGGTGCCCTGGCGCGCGGAGCGCCGGGAGATGTACGACGCGGTGGTCGACGTGCCGCGGCTGCTGCACCACTACGGGGCCGGCGCACCCCTCCCGCACCCCGCCCTGGTCCAGGCCCGCGAGGCGCTCACCGCCCACTACCGGCCCGAGCTCGGCGAGTCGTTCACCACCGCCGGGTGCTGCTTCTACCGCGACGGGCGCGACTCGGTCGCCTGGCACGGCGACCGGATCGGCCGGGGGCGCAGCCAGGACACGATGGTCGCGATCGTCTCCCTCGGCGACCCGCGCCGGCTGATGCTCCGGCCGCGCGGCGGCGGCGAGTCGATCGCGGTGACCATGGGTCACGGCGACCTCGTGGTGATGGGTGGCTCCTGCCAGCGCACCTGGGAGCACGCCGTGCCCAAGCAGGCGCACGCGGGACCAAGGATCTCGGTGCAGTTCCGCCCGCGCGGCGTGCTGTAG
- a CDS encoding ABC transporter permease, translating to MLRAAIKSLLGRKVRLLMSTFAIVLGVAFVAGTLIFTDTLNRSFTALFASTVGDVVVRPEGADGLTGTTRTIPASLVRKLEKVDGVARVDGNVTSSSVMIIGADGKALGGLGAPGLAGNWTGAPAGHGLTGMEIVSGREPEGPGEILMDAGALGRSGYSVGDEVQLITTLDRPLLTPTLVGVVDFADGGSLNGASWVGFETKVAQRLFLDGRPKFNDVWVSAEPGVSQADLRERVAPELPGRLEARTGDDVADESASALLQAVGFLTTFLLIFAGIALVVGAFLIVNTFSILVAQRSRELALFRALGASKRQVTGSVLAEAAVLGALGATLGIGLGVLMAMAIRSLFSTVGLDLSGQALVFQTRTFVVAYLVGVLVTMGAAWLPARRTSRIAPVQALRDDVAMPEGSLRQRFGAGMALLVVGGTTLALGLFAEDVDNGGWYVGAGVLMILFGVVAASPVISQPFLAGARVVLAALFGTVGNLAGQNSLRNPRRTTATASALMIGLALAGTMAILGDSAKASVDRSIERNFRGDLIVSNTLGQPFSPSIARQMKKVKGVRDVVAQRVVFAEVGDRPRGIAAASAGALSGLLGMEVVEGSLDRLGRGKVLVDTSYAEDEGVRVGDSVRVTMNGTPKKLDVVGVFEDNPVLGASLVTSKQTLVAAGYPDQDSVLVLDVKYNNAIVRAQVEDVVADLVTVTVKDQDAFAEEQRAPIDQLVLMIFALLGLALLIAVLGIVNTLALSVIERTREVGLLRAIGLGRPALRRMITLESVVIASLGATLGVVLGVGFGISLIRALADQGLDVVSVPWDQLGVFLVVAVVVGVLAAVLPARRAARLDVLKAIATD from the coding sequence ATGCTGCGCGCCGCGATCAAGAGCCTGCTCGGGCGCAAGGTGCGCCTGCTGATGAGCACGTTCGCGATCGTGCTCGGGGTCGCCTTCGTGGCCGGCACGCTGATCTTCACCGACACCCTCAACCGCAGCTTCACCGCGCTCTTCGCCTCCACCGTGGGCGACGTCGTGGTCCGCCCCGAGGGAGCCGACGGGCTCACCGGCACCACCCGGACGATCCCGGCCAGCCTGGTGCGCAAGCTGGAGAAGGTCGACGGCGTCGCCCGGGTCGACGGCAACGTGACCAGCTCCTCGGTGATGATCATCGGCGCCGACGGCAAGGCCCTCGGCGGCCTCGGGGCCCCCGGGCTCGCCGGGAACTGGACCGGCGCGCCCGCCGGGCACGGCCTGACCGGGATGGAGATCGTCTCCGGCAGGGAGCCCGAGGGACCGGGGGAGATCCTGATGGACGCCGGCGCGCTGGGCCGCTCCGGCTACTCGGTGGGCGACGAGGTGCAGCTGATCACCACGCTGGACCGCCCGCTGCTGACGCCCACCCTGGTCGGCGTCGTCGACTTCGCCGACGGCGGCTCGCTCAACGGGGCCTCCTGGGTCGGCTTCGAGACCAAGGTCGCCCAACGGCTCTTCCTCGACGGCCGGCCCAAGTTCAACGACGTGTGGGTGAGCGCCGAGCCGGGTGTCTCCCAGGCCGACCTGCGCGAGCGGGTGGCGCCCGAGCTGCCCGGGCGGCTGGAGGCCCGGACCGGGGACGACGTGGCCGACGAGAGCGCCAGCGCGCTGCTGCAGGCGGTCGGGTTCCTCACCACCTTCCTGCTGATCTTCGCCGGCATCGCCCTGGTGGTCGGTGCGTTCCTGATCGTCAACACCTTCTCGATCCTGGTGGCCCAGCGCAGCCGGGAGCTCGCCCTCTTCCGGGCCCTGGGGGCCTCGAAGCGGCAGGTGACCGGCTCGGTCCTGGCCGAGGCCGCGGTGCTGGGCGCGCTGGGTGCCACGCTCGGGATCGGGCTCGGGGTGCTGATGGCGATGGCGATCCGCAGCCTCTTCTCCACCGTCGGGCTCGACCTCTCGGGCCAGGCCCTGGTCTTCCAGACCCGGACGTTCGTGGTCGCCTACCTGGTCGGCGTCCTGGTCACCATGGGCGCCGCCTGGCTGCCTGCCCGGCGCACGTCCCGGATCGCCCCGGTGCAGGCGCTGCGCGACGACGTGGCGATGCCCGAGGGGTCCCTGCGCCAGCGCTTCGGGGCCGGGATGGCCCTGCTGGTCGTCGGCGGCACCACGCTGGCGCTGGGGCTGTTCGCCGAGGACGTCGACAACGGCGGGTGGTACGTCGGTGCCGGCGTGCTGATGATCCTCTTCGGCGTGGTCGCGGCCAGCCCGGTGATCAGCCAGCCGTTCCTCGCCGGGGCGCGGGTGGTCCTGGCCGCGCTCTTCGGCACCGTCGGCAACCTGGCCGGCCAGAACTCGCTGCGCAACCCGCGGCGCACCACCGCGACCGCCTCGGCGCTGATGATCGGCCTCGCGCTGGCCGGGACCATGGCCATCCTCGGGGACTCCGCCAAGGCCAGCGTGGACCGCAGCATCGAGCGCAACTTCCGCGGCGACCTGATCGTCAGCAACACCCTCGGCCAGCCGTTCTCCCCCTCGATCGCGCGGCAGATGAAGAAGGTCAAGGGAGTGCGCGACGTGGTGGCCCAGCGCGTCGTCTTCGCCGAGGTCGGGGACCGGCCGCGCGGGATCGCCGCGGCCAGCGCGGGCGCCCTCTCCGGCCTGCTCGGGATGGAGGTGGTCGAGGGGTCTCTGGACCGGCTTGGCCGCGGCAAGGTGCTGGTCGACACCAGCTACGCCGAGGACGAGGGGGTCAGGGTCGGGGACTCCGTCCGGGTCACCATGAACGGGACGCCGAAGAAGCTGGACGTGGTCGGGGTCTTCGAGGACAACCCGGTCCTCGGCGCCTCGCTGGTGACCAGCAAGCAGACGCTCGTCGCGGCCGGCTACCCGGACCAGGACAGCGTGCTGGTGCTCGACGTGAAGTACAACAACGCGATCGTGCGGGCCCAGGTCGAGGACGTGGTCGCCGACCTGGTCACCGTCACGGTCAAGGACCAGGATGCCTTCGCCGAGGAGCAGCGGGCCCCGATCGACCAGCTGGTCCTGATGATCTTCGCCCTGCTCGGCCTGGCCCTGCTGATCGCGGTGCTGGGCATCGTCAACACCCTCGCCCTCTCGGTGATCGAACGGACCCGCGAGGTCGGCCTGCTGCGGGCGATCGGACTGGGCCGGCCGGCGCTGCGCCGGATGATCACCCTGGAGTCGGTGGTGATCGCCAGCCTGGGCGCGACCCTCGGCGTGGTGCTCGGCGTGGGCTTCGGCATCTCCCTCATCCGCGCGCTGGCGGACCAGGGGCTCGACGTCGTCTCGGTGCCGTGGGACCAGCTCGGGGTCTTCCTGGTGGTGGCCGTGGTGGTGGGTGTCCTGGCCGCTGTCCTGCCGGCCCGGCGGGCCGCCCGGCTCGACGTGCTCAAGGCGATCGCGACCGACTGA
- a CDS encoding ABC transporter ATP-binding protein, whose product MTALPGASVTRLPRRGKAAARVKDLTKSYGSGQARVQALAGVSLDLWEEQFTAVMGPSGSGKSTLMHCCAALDTGTSGEVWVGDRELSGLDDGELTALRRDEIGFVFQSFNLVPTLTAEENILLPLSIAGRKPDRKWFDVVIDTVGLRTRLRHKPNELSGGQQQRVAVARALVSRPRIVFADEPTGNLDSHSGAEVLELLRRSVDDHGQTVVMVTHDAVAAAYTDRVVFLADGRIVSELHEPDREQVLAVMTRMTAPGAGSH is encoded by the coding sequence ATGACCGCACTCCCCGGGGCCTCCGTGACCCGCCTGCCCAGGCGGGGCAAGGCGGCTGCGCGGGTCAAGGACCTGACCAAGAGCTACGGCTCCGGGCAGGCCCGGGTGCAGGCGCTGGCCGGGGTGAGCCTGGACCTGTGGGAGGAGCAGTTCACCGCGGTGATGGGCCCCAGCGGGTCCGGCAAGTCGACCTTGATGCACTGCTGCGCTGCCTTGGACACCGGCACCTCGGGGGAGGTGTGGGTGGGGGACCGTGAGCTCAGCGGGCTCGACGACGGCGAGCTGACCGCGCTGCGCCGCGACGAGATCGGCTTCGTCTTCCAGTCCTTCAACCTCGTGCCCACCCTGACCGCGGAGGAGAACATCCTGCTGCCGCTCTCGATCGCCGGCCGCAAGCCGGACCGCAAGTGGTTCGACGTGGTCATCGACACCGTCGGGCTCCGCACCCGGCTGCGGCACAAGCCCAACGAGCTCTCCGGGGGCCAGCAGCAGCGGGTGGCCGTGGCGCGGGCCCTGGTGAGCCGGCCGCGGATCGTCTTCGCCGACGAGCCGACCGGCAACCTCGACTCGCACTCCGGGGCCGAGGTGCTCGAGCTGCTGCGGCGCAGCGTCGACGACCACGGCCAGACCGTGGTGATGGTGACCCACGACGCGGTCGCCGCTGCGTACACCGACCGGGTGGTCTTCCTGGCCGACGGCCGGATCGTCAGCGAGCTGCACGAGCCCGACCGCGAGCAGGTGCTCGCGGTGATGACCCGGATGACGGCGCCGGGCGCCGGCAGCCACTGA